The Elephas maximus indicus isolate mEleMax1 chromosome 11, mEleMax1 primary haplotype, whole genome shotgun sequence genome contains the following window.
aaacagagCAACCAAGAGTTGTGGGACACTATGAaatggtttggagccctggtggcacagtggttaagctaaccgaaaggctgacagtttcatctaccagccactcctcggaaaccccatggggcagttctactctgtcctatagggttgctgtgagctggaatcgactcgacggcacctaacaacaacaacgttaaatGGTTTAACACGCATATAAATGGAATCCCAGAAGAAGAGAGACAAAGAGGACAAAAGAAatctttaaagaaataatggccaagaaTTGTTGAAATTAATGATAGGTATGAAaccacagatccaagaagctcagagaaCATCAAGCAGGATAAATATCAGAAAAACCTAGACGTagtatattcaaactgctgaaaacaaaagacaaagagaaaatcttgaaggcaGCCAAATGcggggagggtggggggaggaacaaagataagaattGTATCAGACTTCTCGTGAGAAATCATGCaagtaaaaagacaacatttAAAGACTGACATCATaaaagtgataaaagaaaaaataaacaaccctGATTTCTATATCCATTGaaaatatcattcaaaaatgaaggagaaataaaggctttcttaaaaaacaaaggtgAAGGAATTCATTGCCAGTAGACCTGCTCTACAAGAAATGTCAAAGGAAATTTTTCTGGTAGAAAGAATATGATACCAGATTGCAACCTAGCTATACACAAAGACTtgaaaagagctggaaatggagtAAATGAAGGTAAAAGAAAATCGATTTTAACTGACCATCTAAAGCACAAACAATAGCAATGTATTATGTGTTTACAGTGTAAGTAAAAGTAAACTATGTGACAATAATAGCAAAAACAATGGGAGAGTGGAATTGGAAATAGGCTATTACAAGATTCTCAAAATACACATCAGGTGATATGATCTTATTTAAACACAGACgcagattattttaaaatgtgtcttGTAAACATTAGAGGAACCGTTAAACTTTAGAAGAGGTTTAATAAGTAAATGGAGAAGATAAATAGAATAACAAAAATGCTCAATTGACCTCAGTtatatcatgagaaaaacatcagaccaaCTCCTGTAGTGGGCAGCCTACAAAATACCTGCCCAGTGCTACTCCAAGCgttcaaggtcatcaaaaacaaggaaagtctgagaaactgccaCAGCCAAGAGGAAGCTGAGGAGACCTGACAAATAAATGTAATGTGgcatcctggatgggatcctggaacagaaaagggacattaagtaaaaattaaggaaatctgAACCCCCTGAgtctatggcccctggacaccctgctaactcagaactgaaaccaatcccaaagtccatctttcagccgaagattagacaggcatatagaacaataacacacatgagggacgtGCTTCTCACTTCAATCGAGTATACAAGACCAACTGGGCAATgcctgcccaaaaccaaagacgagacggcaggatgggacaggaaaaccagacaaatgcacacagagaacccagggtataaaaggaaagggggggagtgctgacacattgtggggattgcaaccaatgtcacaaaacaatctgtgtaaaaattttttaaagaaaaaccaatttgcactgtaaactttcactcaaagcacaataaaatttctaaaaatttaaGGAAATCTGAAAAAACTATTGGCTTTGGCTAGAAATAATAtatcagtattggttcattaACTGTAACAAATACACCACACTAATGATGTTAGTAATAGGGGAAAATGAGTGCAGGGTATATGGGAATTCTCTGTACTACTGTCTCAAtacttctgtaaatctaaaactattctaaaaaataaagtctatttaaaaatgctcaacaaatccaaaaaagaaaaagaaacaaaaaacaaatggaatAACTGAAAACAATTAGTAAGACGGTAGATTTAAATCTAACCACATCAATAACCACTTTAAAAGTAAACCTAAAGATACCAGTTCAAAGACAGGTTGTCAGAATGAATAAAAACCAAGACCCAACTGCATGCTTCCTATAAGAActtcactttaaatataaagccaCAGATAAGTTAAAAGTAAAGAGATCAAGAGAGAGAGCATGCAAACACAAACCAATAAAAGATGGAGCAGCTGTATTCATTTCAAAGTAGACTCCAGAGCAATGAATACAAGGGATAAAGAGggacactacacaatgataaaggaatcaattctccaaaaagacataacaatcctaaacATGCAGGCACCTAACATGAGAGCTGTAAAATACATGAGGCAAAAACTGATACATCAGGAAGGAGAAATGGACACTATTGTAGTTGGAGACTCCATTCTCCTCTAATAGTACTTGCCATATTTTAACGCAAATAACGCGTGCCTTCTACTTTTGTGTGCCAGCTGcaccctccccctgcaaggtatttttgtaaaatgTGCTATGCTAactttttatagcaacatgtgaaaaaaaaaactggtatagCGGGccttacgaaaataccttgcgGTGGgggggagtggttggcaaacaaacatagaaggcttgTGTTATCTACGTAAAAATACCGTAATAGAATAAGTAGGCAGAAAATCACTAAGGATTTAGATGAcctaaaaaaatgctaaaaaacaacttgacctaattaacatttatagaccactccacccaacaacagcagaatacacattattCTCAAGTGCAAATGGACCTTCACCAAGACAGACCATTAGTTTTGTATTGCTGTTGTAAGAAACTATCACAGACTTAGTGGTTTAAACAACACACACTGTTATTTAAGTAGTTTTGTAGGAAAGAAGTCCAACATGGTCTCAGTGGGCTAAAATCAACAGGTCAGAAGGACTGTACTCCTTTCTGGAAGACCTATGGAAAttctgtttgcttgctttttgtaGCTTCTAGAAGCCACCCACAGTGCTTAAGCAGTGGTCCCCTCACTCCATCTTCAAAGGAAGCAATGTCGCATCTCTCTATCACATTCTTGCATAGTACACCCTCCTCCTCTACTCtgaaggacccttgtgattacattgggcccatgtGGATATCCAGAATAACCTCCCTATTTTAAGATCagctgatacaaaaagaaaaaccagcgccgttgagttgattttgactcatcgcaaccctgtaAGCAACCTTAATTGCATCCACAACCTTCATTCCTCTTTGCAATGTGACATAAAatattcacagattccagggatGAAGACATGGATAGCCCTGCCTACCACAGGGCTATAAcaggagaatgaataaacaaattgtggtatattcatataatggaatagtactcccccccaaaaaagacggAACTATTTATACATGAAACAACAttgataaatctcaaaaacatcatgctgagccaaaaaaaaaaaaaaaaagccagacataaAAAAGTACATACcacatgattccattcatatgaaggTGTAGAACATGCTAATGAATCTACAGTGAGAGCTCAGATTTCTGTTTGCTGGGGGCACGGGTTAGAAACTTACTGCAAAGGGACAAAAAGGAACTCTTGGGAGTAATGGAAATACATCAGTCACAACTCATCACACTGCacatttaaaatatgtaatatGTAAATTTTAATCGTGTATAAATTATTcttcaataaagttgattttaagaagacacaGGAAATCATGAAACTATTCCTGAGGTTAGAAGGATGACATCtgtctacagaagaatcctgatcaaaaggaggaaaatgcagaacagaatttcagattttcatggaggctggatgaattcccaaaactactgccctgagataatctttaaaccttaaaccaaaaatatcccctgaagtcttcctaaaaccaaacaacattTTAGCTTaacctgctttgagcattatgctcttttaagaactatctatatggaatcaaactgacaagagcaactcgatagataggaaccttaggaggaagtgagtttatattaatgggggaggaacaactcaggaagggagggtgagaatggttacacaactcaaagaatgtagtcagtgtcactgaattgcacatgcagaaactgttgaattggtgttatgttttgctgtgtatattctcaacaacaaaaaaagatgacTTCTGACAATCCTTTAGCAACCAAGGGGTTCTCTCTAGAAGACCCAAGAGATGTGTCTGGAGCTCAGGAGATCAAAACTCCAGCAGCTCTGATCAACACTGTGTCTCCATTGAGCTGCCCAGGGTATTAGGATGCTTCTTCTCGAATCTCGGCTGTCTCCAGGTCTATTCAGGGGTATTGAAAGTACCTCTCTCTACCAGAATCCAGGCCAGCCTGTCCGTGGTTCCCAACACAGCACTATAACCAAAGATGAATGGCAATAAACGCAACTACAGTGACAGTTACAGGACACTGGTATCAGGCCTGTTCCCGTACCAGAGTTATACAACTACACTCACATACCCTACCCAGAGCACACAGTTCAGGAAGCCGGATGACCTGGGATTTCACCCATGGGAAGCACTGCATGCGACTCACGGAAGAGAAAGCCAGGAGCCAGCTTACGGGAGGGGGCAGCCCAGGTGAAGAGATGTCTTAAAGTAACCTGCAAGTGAAAGTCCCCTGACACGCTAACATTTAGGAGATACACCCTGAGTGGATACAAAAGGAACCCAGCACACATACATTTTATAGGCCTCTCATTCTCCCTGTTATTTTTTAGTAACATTGTATTTAATGGCCTATGTTCAAAAGCTTATGGTACATTCTGAGGAGTGTATACTCTCTGGAGGAAAAgccaaaatatatgagaaattCAGATAGCATAACCAACATATTTTCAAAGATATAGTAAAAACTCAAAAATTTTCCAATGTAAAATTTGTATAACTAATTTGGATCAGTTTGTTGCAGAATTTGGAGtcatacatttttataaaaacataaatCATACAAATGATGTGTCTGTGAGCTTAAAAAGTGGAGTGCTTCATGATCTCTGTAACTATGAGCAAAAGCCCATCCCTCAAATTTACTAGAGACAAAAAAAGGAGTAAGAAGGTGAGCTGAAGGTGCCTTTACAAGTTCCATGCTTCATTTACATTCTGCCGATAAAGAAATAAGGCTCTCTGAGGTTCAGCAGCTTGCCCAATTCCCACTGTCACAGTAACACTGGTGGTTTTCAGTATGGTTTCAGGAGTCACTGGTGAGGGATGGGGAGAAGGTCAGAGGACCAAACCGAAATAGGAGCCAGCAGGTAGGCAGGCTCCAGGTTTTTGGTACACTTAGATTCTATAGAAAGTCTCATTTGGAAAAGAGGTTCTGATGCTTAAGAATATGATCACTGTGACTATACTGCCTCTTTAGAGAAgctgaaatgttaaaaaataaaataaaatcatcatCTAAAATCCAGCAAATTTTCAAAAACTAGTTGTTTCTTCCATGTTACCGCCATATAGTTAACCAGCAGAAGTAGCAGAACTGAAACTGGAGTCTCTGGCTTCCTGGAGCAGTCTTCCCTCTAGGCTGCCCACACCGACACCCCAGGTTGGATCTATGAAGGAAATGCATGAACACCTCAGCACAAATCCACTACCTACTCAAAGTGTACGGGCTCCAGGCAGGACCAGCAGTGGTCGATACTCAGCACTGTCTAATAGATGTAACtgtgaaatcttcttttcaaggTAATAAGTTAGAGAGATGGAATTATACTCACAAGAAGACCTGAAACATCAGAATACTTCTTAGCTGGTTTAAAGGATGGAGGAGCATCAATACTGAAgtctggagggggaaaaaaaaagataactaaacTGGCTTAAAACACTCGAATCCTTTATCCTTTTTTCTAATACTGTTTAATAATACTCCTGAAATTTTTACTTTGTGATTAAGTACCCACAGAGTTCTCTGGGGATTAACCGAGGAAGTAAAGGAGGAGCCTTAGGAAGGATGCAGTATGTCATAAACCAGATGTGGGCTCCAGATCCAGCCCTGCCCTATCACCATGGGCTCTCAACTCCAGCAGAACCACTAGAAAGCCTATCTGCCCATAAGCTCCATGCACATCTCAGGCTCCATGGGGTGATGGTGATGAGATGCTAAGCAACCCACTAATTGGGCCCAAGCATCTGGAAACCTACATGTCCACACTCAGACAGATGACTTGCTTACTTGTCACTGGCCTGAGTCACTCCATGGAAGATGTGCAGTGGGACAGATGGGAGAAATCTTGCACCTATCCTTTTCATCAATGTTGAACAGAACACAAAATAGTGTTTTACACTGATTTGGACATACTGCAGCATAAAGCATTTACCCTGAAAAACACTGGCTCATTGAGGACAATAGAGTCGGCCTTTAAGCTGGCTGATAGAAACCCTCCTAAATCTGGCATTTATACTTAAGCCTCCCCGTTCTTGGAAACAAATTTTAAGAGAAGACTTTTGAATAAAAAGTCTGTCTAACAGAAACACTAATATTATCATATCAGGACATATTTCTCCAGGCTGAAATGTTAACAGTGACCCCAAAAACCACACACCCATGcaacacaaacacacagattTAACACAGACACAGTTATGAGGAAATATACACATACTTTATCCCTAGATTGATGCCACTGGAAACTCTCAAGCTAAAAATTGTTTCCCTCTACTAATGCAAACACAAGAAAATAATGCAGGTTTGTTGCAACAAAGTTCCCAGTGTGAACATTATAAACACGTGGAACGCTCTAGATGGCTCACAGTTAGGATCGTTCAGTTGCCATGGCAATGCCCTTTCAGAAGCGAGAATTTGTTTCAGGTTCTTCCAGGTTCTGTTCTTCTTGCCAGCTACTGCACCACCGTGGCCAGAATGCTTGAATTAAAAGCAGgggttagaagaaataaaaatcaatggAGACTGCCATCTGAGAGTCTGACATTTATGCTTAATCATAACTGTAATATACTCCTCATTCTATCAGCAATCACTTGTaccccaggactttttttttttttttaagtattacatTGTACACTTTAATCttagttattaaaaataaagcttttgggTTGTAAAAATCCATGAGTTGGTGAGGGAGTAGAAATAAAAGGCTACTTTTCTATATGCACATAGAAAATTAAATCCTTTCTTGGACCTAACCTTGTAGAATTCACTCATGAATTTCcgatcattttaaaataaatttactacAAAGTTAGATTTAAACTCATGACCGCATCTCTAAACTCCCCTCTAGGGGCAAGTCTCTGGCTTGTAAACTACTGGTAATCCTGGAAAACCCGTGTAAGCCTCAATCATGGCATGGCAAGCCTTCCAGAAATCTTATTTTTttggttccataaagatgacaaaaTAAAATGGGAAAGCATAGCAGAATCTATTGCAGGTGCTCGTAGTAGTGTATTTTCAAAACtaattaatgaaaaataaactttaataGTGTACTCTGAGTTGCTGTAATTTATTGCATCTCtcaagaaggaagggaagagaacCCTATTTCTACTTTACAGCAGAACAGCTCAGATTTACTTAAACTAATGAAGAGAAGGGCTCTTTACGGAAGTATTTCAAGCCTCGTCTGAAACGTACGTGAGGCCAATGAAACGAGAAGGGAACAACCACCACGGAAAGGACCAGCTCCCAAAATAGTACCCTTTAACAAACTTCATAGAAGGCACCAAAATCCTTGGGAACTGACACACTGGAAGATCAACAAGAGAGGCCCTTCTTCTCTTGCCCCCTCCCTTCCCACACCAGCCCATGGCGGGAGAAGGCGGCGATTAAGGCTGGGAAAGAGACACCAGCGTCACCTCAGCTGTGGGCCCAGCAAGGTCAGATGCTGAGGCGCATATATTTGGGTTTTTATATCTAAAATACCTTAGATGCTTACCACAAAGTTGGGATCCTTAAATGGCAAAGGTTTGGCAGCTCTTTCCACAGGTCCTGTGCTAAAATCAGAGGGCCCCATTTTATTCTCACTCATGGCTTCCATGCTGATACCCTGAAAACACAGTAAGAATGGTTAGAGGTCAGTTTCTTTTAGCCAAGTTCCCTAACTCTGCTCTCAGTAAGACAGAAGATGCGAGCACATGCAAGGCAAGAGAGGGCACCCAGAGCCCAGCAGGTGCCGTGTGCCAGAGAAGGGCATGCCAGGCTGGGTGCAGCACTCTATGTGCAGAAC
Protein-coding sequences here:
- the INO80C gene encoding INO80 complex subunit C, which produces MAAQIPIVATSSTPGIARNSKKRPASPANNGSSAGGYSATKKKRVAASNYAQGISMEAMSENKMGPSDFSTGPVERAAKPLPFKDPNFVHSGHGGAVAGKKNRTWKNLKQILASERALPWQLNDPNYFSIDAPPSFKPAKKYSDVSGLLANYTDPQSKLRFSTIEEFAYIRRLPSDVVTGYLALRKATSIVP